One genomic window of Sulfuricurvum sp. IAE1 includes the following:
- a CDS encoding OmpA family protein: MRNTIAVGLISLGLGWSSAAADVSEMIFYPEPDFAEGIFHFNYQGEKNKNYGFMFEKGFDPERIVYVRPAEHRIEKLRDGSLKVSFSNTDRYSYLQRAYRDDFLVSDEKGIVKILLSGGDCKSSSDCVTAENILTVNIPKGYGVRSYQGLDQDLKPLKNPQWQRKGNTYTLTARDVKGACIMMELERLKPGQAPTHPAMASAAAIKPAAKPAAKNEAPLAAPIKGPSEGDLNVAEVETPAHAPQVPREPEPEVRPVAVAAPKVQEPKPQVAVEAPKAEEKPVVRNDAPAAYFRNFQLFENRSVVALNEEGKARLNEWVRQFRAGGYQSVIINAYTDSIPPQRLKHLYATNEILSAARGKVVADYLIAQGIDASRVSVNGKGALDPVASNDTEEGRSKNRRIEFVLR, translated from the coding sequence ATGCGCAACACAATAGCAGTCGGATTGATCAGCCTGGGACTCGGATGGAGCAGCGCCGCCGCGGACGTTTCGGAGATGATTTTTTACCCCGAACCCGATTTCGCGGAAGGGATCTTCCATTTCAACTACCAGGGCGAAAAAAATAAAAACTACGGGTTCATGTTCGAAAAAGGGTTCGATCCCGAACGGATCGTTTACGTCCGCCCCGCGGAGCACCGCATCGAAAAGCTCCGCGACGGATCGCTCAAAGTGTCGTTTAGCAACACCGACCGCTATTCATACCTGCAGCGGGCGTATCGGGACGATTTTCTCGTCTCCGATGAAAAAGGGATCGTCAAAATTCTCCTCAGCGGCGGCGACTGCAAATCGAGTTCGGACTGCGTGACCGCCGAGAACATCCTGACCGTCAATATCCCCAAAGGGTACGGTGTGCGGAGCTACCAGGGGCTCGATCAGGACCTTAAACCGCTGAAAAATCCGCAGTGGCAGCGCAAGGGGAATACGTACACCCTTACCGCCCGCGACGTCAAAGGGGCATGCATCATGATGGAGCTTGAACGGCTCAAGCCGGGACAGGCACCGACCCATCCGGCGATGGCATCGGCCGCGGCGATCAAGCCCGCAGCCAAGCCGGCCGCGAAAAACGAAGCGCCGCTTGCGGCCCCGATCAAAGGGCCTTCGGAGGGTGACCTGAACGTTGCCGAAGTCGAAACGCCGGCGCATGCGCCGCAGGTTCCGCGGGAGCCTGAGCCCGAAGTACGCCCTGTTGCCGTCGCTGCGCCCAAAGTGCAGGAACCCAAACCGCAGGTTGCGGTTGAAGCGCCCAAAGCCGAAGAAAAACCGGTTGTTCGAAACGATGCCCCGGCAGCCTATTTCCGCAATTTCCAGCTGTTTGAAAACCGTTCGGTGGTCGCGCTAAACGAAGAGGGGAAAGCCCGCCTCAACGAATGGGTCCGCCAATTCCGCGCCGGAGGGTATCAGTCGGTGATTATCAACGCCTATACCGACAGCATCCCGCCGCAGCGGCTCAAACATCTCTACGCAACGAACGAAATCCTCTCCGCCGCGCGTGGAAAAGTCGTTGCCGATTACCTCATTGCGCAGGGGATCGACGCGTCGCGCGTGAGCGTCAACGGCAAGGGAGCGCTCGATCCCGTCGCCTCCAACGACACCGAAGAGGGGCGCTCCAAAAACCGCCGCATCGAGTTCGTTCTCCGCTGA
- a CDS encoding AEC family transporter has translation MEQFAFIVALLLIGMALQRADAPADFSKSLNFFVIYVSLPATVLLQVPKIDFDLSALGIVLVPWLLLPITAAIVVLMTRNQPLHVRAALLLVIPLGNTSFVGIPIVQTLLGDNAIPYVLMYDQFGTFLMLSLYGSAVIARYESGVFHKRLILKKLLLFPPFLILLFALGWGEMPAQSQPYLQILSSTLVPLALVSVGYSLKLRGEVDYPLFAKALALKLLLMPLIAFGILRLMGADFLALQTGVLESGMPSMITAGALAIAAGFAPALSAALVGYGILVSLVTLPMIAYLMETVR, from the coding sequence ATGGAGCAATTCGCGTTTATCGTCGCACTGCTGCTGATCGGTATGGCGCTCCAAAGAGCCGATGCCCCCGCCGATTTCTCCAAAAGCCTGAACTTTTTCGTTATTTACGTCTCCCTCCCTGCGACGGTGCTGCTGCAGGTTCCCAAGATCGATTTCGACCTCTCGGCGCTGGGGATCGTCCTTGTCCCGTGGCTGCTTCTGCCGATTACCGCGGCGATCGTCGTGCTGATGACCCGTAACCAGCCGCTCCACGTCCGTGCGGCACTGCTGCTCGTGATCCCGCTGGGGAACACTTCGTTTGTCGGGATACCGATCGTCCAGACGCTGCTGGGGGACAATGCCATCCCCTACGTGCTGATGTACGACCAGTTCGGAACGTTTCTGATGCTTTCGCTTTACGGAAGCGCGGTGATCGCCCGTTATGAGAGCGGGGTGTTCCACAAGCGGCTGATCCTCAAGAAACTGCTCCTTTTCCCCCCTTTTTTGATACTTCTTTTTGCCCTCGGATGGGGGGAGATGCCTGCACAATCGCAGCCGTACCTGCAGATCCTCTCCTCTACCCTCGTTCCCCTTGCACTGGTATCGGTAGGATATTCACTCAAACTCCGTGGAGAGGTCGATTATCCCCTGTTCGCCAAGGCGCTCGCCCTTAAACTCCTGCTGATGCCGCTCATCGCGTTCGGGATTTTGCGGCTCATGGGGGCGGACTTTCTCGCACTTCAAACAGGGGTACTTGAATCGGGAATGCCTTCGATGATTACGGCGGGGGCGTTGGCGATCGCGGCGGGCTTTGCCCCTGCTCTGAGTGCGGCGCTGGTGGGATACGGTATCCTCGTTTCGCTCGTTACGCTGCCGATGATTGCGTATCTGATGGAGACAGTGCGTTAG
- a CDS encoding chemotaxis protein CheB: protein MLRHLARDVVFLSLNASVSSHRAHAGARTIGQDEASCIVYGMPKVAYELGAVERQLPLSKIAEGIVQSL from the coding sequence TTGCTGCGACACCTGGCGCGTGACGTCGTCTTTTTGTCGCTGAACGCATCGGTCTCCTCGCACCGTGCGCACGCGGGGGCGAGGACGATCGGCCAGGACGAAGCGAGCTGCATCGTGTACGGGATGCCCAAGGTGGCATACGAGCTCGGGGCGGTCGAACGGCAGCTGCCGCTGTCCAAAATTGCCGAGGGAATTGTGCAATCGCTCTGA
- a CDS encoding MBL fold metallo-hydrolase, whose product MERYTSPRISLRTILKWQISKRFASAPADEAPTAVDYRDALPEGEYAMWLGHATLWLNVGGTTVAIDPVFGGIPMYGRHTPLPVPRERLLADLVLITHAHYDHFDKRSGLELLRRNPETIIVAPQGFWRYLKNDIARERCFELEWWESLMVGGLFITLVPALHWSKRTPFDTNKALWGGYVIQNSDHTLYHAGDTGYGEHFGEIAERFAISEAFLPIGAYRPEAIMRPNHLNPPEALQAFRDLGARTLIPIHYGTFRLSDEPLDEPLAWFKELVKREGTADAARILAIGEVYRFNTTSTFKST is encoded by the coding sequence ATGGAGCGTTATACCTCGCCGCGCATCTCACTGCGCACGATCCTCAAATGGCAGATTTCCAAACGCTTCGCATCCGCACCCGCAGACGAAGCGCCTACTGCCGTCGATTACCGCGATGCCCTGCCAGAGGGCGAGTATGCCATGTGGCTTGGACACGCCACGCTGTGGCTGAACGTGGGCGGTACGACCGTCGCGATCGATCCGGTTTTCGGAGGAATACCGATGTACGGCCGCCATACCCCGCTCCCGGTCCCGCGTGAACGTCTCCTCGCCGATCTGGTCCTCATCACCCACGCCCATTACGACCATTTCGACAAGCGCTCGGGCCTCGAGCTGCTGCGGCGCAATCCCGAAACAATCATCGTCGCACCCCAGGGATTCTGGCGTTATCTGAAAAACGATATCGCCCGAGAGCGGTGTTTTGAACTGGAATGGTGGGAATCGCTGATGGTCGGCGGCCTTTTCATCACACTCGTCCCTGCCCTGCACTGGAGCAAGCGGACCCCTTTTGACACCAACAAGGCACTCTGGGGAGGATACGTGATCCAAAACAGCGACCACACCCTCTATCATGCGGGGGACACGGGGTATGGCGAACATTTCGGGGAGATTGCGGAGCGTTTTGCCATCAGCGAAGCGTTTCTGCCCATCGGGGCCTACCGCCCCGAGGCGATCATGCGTCCCAATCATCTCAACCCGCCCGAAGCATTGCAGGCGTTTCGCGATCTGGGAGCCCGCACGCTCATCCCGATCCATTACGGGACGTTCCGCCTCTCCGACGAACCGCTGGATGAGCCTTTGGCGTGGTTCAAAGAGCTGGTAAAACGCGAGGGGACGGCTGACGCGGCCCGGATCCTCGCGATCGGGGAAGTTTACCGTTTCAACACCACGTCGACGTTCAAATCGACCTGA
- a CDS encoding FtsX-like permease family protein, with the protein MITPIKALRKNRFKTALIFVSMTVSIAAIFLISAISGGVVSMYSAMLKTDGDVIVTQKGIADTFFSDINRSLVSPIAAMEGVREVSAMILGAAPVDPLPIVGIYGVSENRFKSYALKQGSYPKAGEVMLGSKIYETLKHPRTITLSKQEFKVSGVFKSRIGFEDGGVVMNLDEGGKIFHKSASIFLISLEDLGKSDTITAAVNALNPQIEAKTTESFIDSYNQFKIIQTSSEVIGAMAFLMGILGIVSMMSMVVNDRKAEFGIMRSIGLSSATIIAKLMWETLIIALAAFVVAWGISEGVLELIEHAEKFQGYINGEITGPLLLKVFVVSVAMALVGTLMPAIYASRIDPMSLIQRGGA; encoded by the coding sequence GTGATCACCCCGATCAAGGCGCTCCGTAAGAACCGTTTCAAGACGGCTCTCATTTTTGTGAGCATGACCGTCTCGATTGCGGCGATATTCCTCATCAGCGCGATCTCGGGCGGGGTGGTAAGCATGTACAGCGCAATGCTCAAAACCGACGGGGATGTCATCGTGACCCAAAAAGGGATCGCCGATACTTTTTTCAGCGACATCAACCGTTCGCTTGTTTCGCCGATCGCCGCAATGGAGGGGGTGCGCGAAGTGAGCGCGATGATCCTGGGGGCCGCCCCGGTCGATCCGCTCCCCATCGTGGGAATCTACGGGGTCAGCGAAAACCGCTTCAAAAGCTACGCCCTCAAACAGGGGAGCTATCCAAAAGCGGGGGAAGTGATGCTGGGATCGAAAATCTATGAGACCCTCAAGCACCCCCGTACGATTACCCTCTCCAAACAGGAGTTCAAGGTGAGCGGCGTCTTTAAAAGCCGGATCGGTTTCGAGGACGGGGGGGTCGTGATGAACCTCGATGAGGGGGGTAAAATCTTCCATAAAAGTGCGTCGATTTTCCTTATAAGCCTCGAGGACCTTGGGAAAAGCGACACTATCACGGCTGCCGTAAACGCCCTCAATCCGCAGATCGAAGCGAAAACGACGGAGAGTTTCATCGATTCGTACAACCAGTTCAAAATCATCCAGACCAGTTCGGAAGTCATCGGGGCAATGGCGTTTTTGATGGGGATCTTGGGGATCGTGAGCATGATGAGCATGGTGGTCAACGACCGCAAAGCCGAGTTTGGGATCATGCGTTCCATCGGCCTCTCGTCCGCAACGATCATCGCGAAACTGATGTGGGAGACGCTGATTATCGCTTTGGCCGCGTTCGTCGTCGCATGGGGGATCTCGGAAGGGGTGTTGGAGCTGATCGAACACGCCGAAAAATTCCAGGGGTATATCAACGGCGAGATCACCGGCCCTTTGCTGCTTAAAGTGTTCGTCGTTTCCGTCGCGATGGCGCTGGTCGGAACGCTTATGCCCGCGATATACGCTTCCCGGATCGATCCGATGAGTCTGATACAGCGGGGGGGAGCATGA
- the ilvD gene encoding dihydroxy-acid dehydratase, whose translation MRSDTIKRGFDKTPHRSLLRATGLKDEDFNKPFIGVANSHIDIIPGHFFLQEYGRIVKEAIREAGGVPFEFNTIGVDDGIAMGHDGMLYSLPSRELIADSIETVMNAHKLDGLICIPNCDKIVPGMLMGALRVNVPTIFVSGGPMKAGHKKDGTPIDLATAFEAVGKHADGKMSDEELYEIECEACPSGGSCSGMFTANSMNTLCEAMGVALPGNGTVLAMTPERIEMVKTAARRIVEMVKDENPSKWNMRNILNEKAVHNAFVVDMAMGGSSNTVLHMLSIAKEAGVDFDITQINKISENVAHIAKISPSLSTVHMDDINRAGGVNAVMKEVSRRGGILHTDAMTVTGETIGERIKDAAIKDPNIIHTNENAYSPVGGLSILFGNLAEEGAVVKTAGIAPGMRRFKGTAICFNSQQEAIAGIVGHKVKAGNVVVIRYEGPKGGPGMQEMLAPTSLIMGMGLGESVALITDGRFSGATRGASIGHVSPEAAEGGLIALIEDGDEIEIDVDKHLLQLNVSYEVLEQRRLHWKPIQKEIPSKWLKRYSLLVSNASNGAALKTEL comes from the coding sequence ATGCGCAGCGATACGATCAAAAGAGGATTTGACAAAACCCCCCACCGGAGTCTCCTCCGTGCGACGGGGCTCAAAGACGAGGACTTCAACAAACCGTTCATCGGGGTGGCGAATTCGCACATCGACATTATCCCGGGGCACTTTTTCCTCCAGGAATACGGCCGTATCGTCAAAGAAGCGATCCGCGAAGCGGGCGGGGTACCGTTTGAGTTCAACACCATCGGCGTCGACGACGGGATTGCGATGGGGCACGACGGGATGCTTTACAGCCTCCCCAGCCGCGAGCTGATCGCCGACAGCATCGAGACCGTGATGAACGCCCACAAACTCGACGGCCTCATCTGTATCCCCAACTGCGACAAGATCGTCCCGGGGATGCTCATGGGTGCACTGCGGGTCAACGTCCCCACGATCTTCGTTTCGGGCGGTCCGATGAAGGCGGGACACAAAAAAGACGGTACCCCCATCGACCTTGCCACGGCGTTCGAAGCGGTCGGGAAGCACGCCGACGGCAAAATGTCCGACGAAGAGCTCTATGAGATCGAGTGCGAGGCGTGCCCGAGCGGGGGGAGCTGTTCAGGGATGTTTACCGCGAACTCGATGAATACCCTCTGTGAAGCTATGGGGGTGGCGTTGCCGGGCAACGGAACGGTTCTGGCGATGACCCCGGAGCGGATCGAGATGGTCAAGACGGCGGCACGCCGCATCGTCGAGATGGTCAAAGACGAAAACCCATCCAAATGGAACATGCGTAACATTCTCAACGAAAAAGCGGTCCACAACGCGTTCGTCGTCGATATGGCGATGGGCGGTTCGTCGAACACCGTGCTGCACATGCTCAGCATTGCCAAAGAAGCGGGGGTCGATTTCGACATCACCCAGATCAACAAGATCAGCGAGAACGTCGCCCACATCGCGAAAATTTCTCCGTCGCTCTCGACCGTGCACATGGACGACATCAACCGCGCGGGGGGTGTTAATGCGGTTATGAAAGAGGTTAGCCGCCGCGGCGGAATCTTGCATACCGACGCGATGACCGTGACGGGGGAGACGATCGGCGAGCGGATCAAAGACGCCGCGATCAAAGACCCCAATATCATCCACACGAACGAAAACGCCTACTCTCCGGTCGGCGGCTTGTCAATCTTGTTCGGTAACCTCGCCGAAGAGGGTGCCGTCGTCAAAACGGCAGGGATCGCTCCGGGAATGCGCCGGTTCAAAGGGACGGCGATCTGCTTCAACAGCCAGCAGGAGGCGATCGCCGGTATCGTGGGGCATAAAGTCAAAGCGGGGAACGTCGTCGTTATCCGCTACGAAGGCCCTAAAGGTGGTCCGGGAATGCAGGAGATGCTTGCTCCCACCTCCCTTATCATGGGAATGGGACTGGGTGAGAGCGTCGCGCTCATCACCGACGGCCGTTTCAGCGGCGCGACCCGCGGAGCGTCGATCGGGCACGTGAGCCCCGAAGCGGCGGAAGGGGGGCTGATCGCCCTCATCGAAGACGGCGACGAGATCGAGATCGATGTAGACAAACACCTCTTACAGCTTAACGTGAGCTACGAAGTACTCGAACAGCGCCGACTGCACTGGAAACCGATCCAAAAAGAGATCCCTTCCAAATGGCTCAAACGCTACAGCCTCCTCGTTTCCAACGCCTCCAACGGCGCCGCACTCAAAACGGAACTGTAA
- a CDS encoding PAS domain-containing protein, translated as MPTLKEQLKQRLRDNDPAYRYYKSIFNLVSDLIALSDGERIIDANSRFTSFFARAGEDVFAPDFVLSRHFEPIDKYGYVYEGYEGKRWFEHVLSNQKEHYRVGIVAEDKLHSFNIALAALEPVEGIYVITMTDITEMIGYKNSLEEGLRNSVEDKREAEFLLRQYDYAMNVSNLVSRSDPDGNLTYVNDAFCAVLGYDREELIGENVLVLCPPDVPDSRKKGSCCDTWRVTSSFCR; from the coding sequence TTGCCGACGTTAAAAGAACAGCTTAAACAGCGTCTTCGCGACAACGATCCGGCTTACCGTTATTACAAATCGATTTTCAACCTGGTCAGCGACCTGATCGCCCTTAGCGACGGAGAACGGATTATCGACGCCAACAGCCGTTTTACCTCTTTTTTCGCACGGGCGGGAGAGGATGTCTTTGCCCCCGATTTTGTACTCTCCCGCCATTTCGAGCCGATCGACAAATACGGTTACGTCTATGAGGGGTACGAAGGGAAACGATGGTTCGAGCACGTGCTGTCGAATCAAAAAGAGCACTACCGGGTTGGAATCGTTGCCGAAGACAAGCTTCATTCGTTCAATATCGCCCTCGCCGCACTCGAACCCGTCGAGGGGATTTACGTGATCACGATGACCGACATCACCGAAATGATCGGGTACAAAAACAGTCTCGAAGAGGGGCTTAGAAACAGCGTCGAAGACAAACGCGAGGCCGAGTTTCTGCTCCGGCAGTACGATTACGCGATGAACGTATCGAATCTGGTCTCCCGCAGCGATCCGGACGGAAATCTCACTTATGTCAACGATGCGTTTTGCGCGGTTTTGGGATACGACCGCGAGGAGCTGATAGGGGAGAACGTCCTTGTTTTGTGCCCGCCGGACGTTCCGGATTCGAGGAAAAAGGGGAGTTGCTGCGACACCTGGCGCGTGACGTCGTCTTTTTGTCGCTGA
- a CDS encoding cbb3-type cytochrome c oxidase subunit I, with the protein MLRKFLDDRLPLQLLWLILGLFAGLVYALEMVGLEASQTLLSPERARSLHISQMLYGFFPLLLSLLPFALFEKEGVLSERALAHLGRYFVVWNLFLLFMSMAILFGNIRGLPFYDFPYELNFLLAFSGLFYLLALLDALRRYEKRPVWVNVSLFAVIAAPIALVVLMNPQYGQVEKSLIGPHGDNTLGMSFTLIPIYYLLIKLVARKEFRPRWHWLWIVPLGGYIVSLVIRNFVHPLSYNEEWFFQYLTLLYLPLLWVWLRDAGVTFAANPYLILSIAAFVFVDVQGNILFIPELRELIHRNDLVVGHAHIAMGLGVAFMALSIAHHLLPELFRRVHAIVWTALMAAMAGVLSVAGLIEAGLVDGTVEPMLIARSAAGAALLAMVIALAYERLALRLNTPLRLYHAIGFVGDAGGGIVLLIGGGVLFELLGFRFTGTFEYVVFAFMIGTGLAHWAGLHGEAERFADFTAQVRAVCASVFAALYMTGTLDALALLVAVYDGAFALLYWLFLRSRA; encoded by the coding sequence TTGTTACGAAAATTTCTTGACGACCGGCTCCCGCTCCAGCTGCTGTGGCTGATCCTTGGGCTTTTCGCGGGGCTCGTGTATGCCCTGGAGATGGTGGGGCTCGAAGCCTCGCAGACCCTCCTCTCCCCCGAGCGGGCCCGTTCGCTCCACATCTCGCAGATGCTGTACGGATTTTTTCCGTTGCTGTTGTCGCTGTTGCCGTTTGCACTGTTTGAAAAAGAGGGGGTCCTCAGCGAAAGGGCGTTGGCCCATCTGGGGCGCTATTTCGTCGTCTGGAACCTCTTTTTGCTCTTTATGAGCATGGCGATTTTGTTCGGCAACATCCGCGGACTGCCGTTTTACGATTTCCCCTACGAGCTTAATTTCCTGCTGGCATTCAGCGGCCTTTTTTACCTCCTCGCGCTCCTTGACGCCCTGCGCCGTTACGAGAAACGCCCCGTGTGGGTCAACGTTTCGCTTTTTGCCGTCATCGCCGCACCGATCGCGCTGGTGGTGTTGATGAACCCCCAGTACGGGCAGGTCGAAAAGAGCCTGATCGGCCCCCACGGGGACAATACGCTGGGGATGAGTTTTACCCTGATCCCGATTTACTACCTGCTGATCAAGCTGGTCGCGCGTAAGGAATTCCGTCCCCGTTGGCACTGGCTGTGGATCGTTCCGCTGGGGGGGTATATCGTCTCGCTGGTGATCCGGAACTTTGTCCACCCCCTGAGCTATAACGAGGAGTGGTTTTTTCAATATCTCACCCTGTTGTATCTGCCGCTGCTGTGGGTCTGGCTGCGGGATGCCGGGGTGACGTTCGCCGCCAACCCCTACCTGATCCTCTCGATCGCCGCGTTCGTCTTCGTGGACGTGCAGGGGAATATCCTTTTCATCCCCGAACTGCGCGAACTGATCCATCGTAACGATCTTGTCGTGGGACACGCCCATATCGCGATGGGGCTGGGGGTGGCGTTTATGGCCCTCTCCATCGCCCATCATCTCCTCCCTGAGCTTTTCCGACGCGTCCATGCGATAGTGTGGACGGCCCTGATGGCGGCGATGGCGGGAGTGCTCAGCGTCGCCGGGCTCATTGAAGCGGGGCTGGTGGATGGAACGGTCGAGCCGATGCTGATCGCGCGTTCAGCGGCCGGAGCGGCACTGCTGGCAATGGTGATCGCGTTGGCATACGAGCGGCTGGCGCTGCGTTTGAATACCCCATTGCGGCTCTATCACGCGATCGGATTCGTCGGCGATGCGGGAGGGGGGATCGTGCTGCTCATCGGCGGAGGGGTTCTCTTCGAACTGCTCGGATTCCGTTTTACCGGGACGTTCGAATACGTCGTGTTCGCGTTCATGATCGGCACCGGGTTGGCCCACTGGGCGGGACTGCACGGTGAGGCCGAGCGGTTCGCGGATTTCACCGCACAGGTGCGGGCCGTCTGTGCATCGGTGTTTGCCGCCTTGTATATGACCGGAACCCTCGATGCCCTGGCCTTGCTGGTCGCGGTCTACGACGGGGCGTTTGCCCTGCTGTACTGGCTGTTTCTGCGGAGTCGTGCATGA
- a CDS encoding ABC transporter ATP-binding protein produces MRIEAQNLEHYYGKEYVLRGVDLSIPAGKFIAIIGESGSGKTTLLSILSTLLRPTSGSVTYEGQTLDEVGNIDAFRRRNVGFVFQFHYLISYLSLRENVALSALDETLIDPLMDRLGILRLAGRYSDEVSGGERQRAAIARALINRPSVVFADEPTGNLDTKNALGVYELFREFSQSGTGFIVASHDKKIADFADTIIEMEDGIVTKIS; encoded by the coding sequence ATGAGAATCGAAGCGCAAAATCTCGAACACTACTACGGGAAAGAATACGTTTTGCGGGGGGTCGATCTCTCCATCCCCGCGGGGAAATTCATCGCGATCATCGGGGAAAGCGGCAGCGGGAAGACCACCCTTCTCTCGATCCTCTCCACGCTGCTGCGTCCCACTTCGGGGAGCGTGACCTACGAGGGGCAGACCCTCGATGAGGTCGGGAATATCGATGCTTTTCGCCGCCGCAACGTCGGTTTCGTGTTTCAGTTTCACTACCTGATCTCCTACCTGAGCCTGCGCGAGAACGTCGCCCTCTCCGCACTGGACGAGACGCTCATCGACCCGCTCATGGATCGGCTGGGAATCTTGCGCCTCGCGGGGCGCTACAGCGACGAAGTCTCCGGGGGAGAGCGCCAGCGCGCGGCGATAGCCCGGGCGCTTATCAACCGCCCTTCGGTCGTTTTCGCCGACGAACCGACCGGGAACCTCGATACGAAAAACGCGCTGGGAGTATACGAACTTTTCCGCGAGTTTTCGCAGAGCGGAACGGGTTTTATCGTCGCGTCTCACGACAAGAAGATCGCCGATTTCGCCGATACGATCATCGAAATGGAGGACGGCATTGTTACGAAAATTTCTTGA
- a CDS encoding YceI family protein — translation MKKSLLGTLLLAASLSAGTLGFESGVIKAHTEVFGDSSIDPMFKKAHSKLSMDAEPSTLRGVIEVSIGDFISDNKKRDANMYEAMESDKFPKASFEIKEVVAKGGDNYLLKGTMNLHGVVKAMNFEGTVAEEGGKVRIKAKSAMKMSDFGIQPPKMVFLVVRDQVDLNVDVVLKR, via the coding sequence ATGAAAAAATCGTTGTTGGGGACACTCTTGCTGGCCGCATCGCTCAGTGCCGGGACTCTGGGGTTTGAGTCGGGGGTGATCAAAGCCCATACGGAAGTTTTCGGGGACAGCTCTATCGACCCGATGTTCAAAAAAGCCCATTCGAAGCTTTCGATGGATGCGGAGCCTTCCACGTTGCGCGGCGTGATCGAAGTGAGCATCGGCGATTTTATCAGCGACAACAAAAAACGCGACGCCAACATGTACGAAGCGATGGAATCGGACAAATTCCCCAAAGCCTCTTTCGAGATCAAGGAGGTTGTTGCCAAAGGGGGGGATAACTATCTTCTCAAAGGGACGATGAACCTGCACGGCGTCGTAAAAGCGATGAATTTCGAAGGAACCGTCGCCGAAGAGGGCGGCAAGGTCCGCATTAAAGCCAAAAGCGCGATGAAAATGTCCGATTTCGGAATCCAGCCTCCGAAAATGGTGTTTCTCGTCGTCCGCGATCAGGTCGATTTGAACGTCGACGTGGTGTTGAAACGGTAA
- a CDS encoding putative metalloprotease CJM1_0395 family protein, whose product MNVTPGVSSFPSPYLSPRGGTDETFPSSSAQTESSQEKTETSATSRPSDASTSQDPAVQAYVAKLQATDAQVRAHEAAHLAAGGGVVGGGASFSYTKGPDGKMYATGGEVPIDTSGGKTPEETILKARQIVAAAMAPADPSPQDYRVAATAAMMEMRARAEMAKELQDKVTGREAYASNALSPSDTQSSAA is encoded by the coding sequence ATGAACGTCACCCCCGGTGTTTCATCCTTTCCCTCACCCTATCTTTCCCCGCGCGGCGGAACGGACGAAACCTTCCCCTCTTCCTCTGCGCAGACCGAATCATCCCAGGAGAAGACAGAAACTTCAGCAACCTCCCGCCCATCGGACGCTTCGACTTCGCAAGACCCGGCAGTTCAAGCCTATGTCGCCAAACTTCAGGCCACCGACGCGCAGGTGCGGGCCCACGAGGCGGCCCATCTCGCTGCCGGAGGCGGTGTCGTGGGGGGAGGGGCGAGTTTTAGTTATACCAAAGGCCCCGACGGGAAGATGTACGCGACGGGAGGGGAAGTCCCCATCGATACCTCGGGAGGAAAAACGCCCGAAGAAACGATCCTCAAAGCGCGTCAGATCGTGGCGGCGGCGATGGCACCCGCCGATCCCAGCCCTCAGGATTACCGTGTGGCGGCAACGGCGGCCATGATGGAGATGCGTGCCCGCGCCGAAATGGCCAAAGAGCTGCAGGACAAAGTCACCGGCCGCGAAGCCTACGCTTCTAACGCACTGTCTCCATCAGATACGCAATCATCGGCAGCGTAA
- a CDS encoding CDGSH iron-sulfur domain-containing protein produces METKFQNAPFKASLDAGVEYAYCTCGLSESFPFCDGHHEGTGKEPIRFSVDADTDKWLCRCGRSGRKPFCDGSHQQ; encoded by the coding sequence ATGGAAACCAAATTTCAAAACGCCCCTTTCAAAGCCTCGCTTGACGCGGGGGTCGAATACGCTTATTGCACCTGCGGCCTTTCGGAGAGTTTTCCGTTTTGCGACGGACACCACGAAGGGACGGGGAAAGAACCGATCCGTTTTTCGGTCGACGCCGATACCGACAAATGGCTTTGCCGCTGCGGCCGCTCGGGGCGCAAGCCGTTTTGCGACGGATCGCACCAGCAATAA